In Rissa tridactyla isolate bRisTri1 chromosome 21, bRisTri1.patW.cur.20221130, whole genome shotgun sequence, the genomic window TGGTCTTTGGCTGCTTGGCTTTTTTGGTTGCGTTAGTTCCTTATTCCTAATTTCTATTCCTCTTTATggtaagaaaagacagaagggacAGTCTGAGCTATTAATACTTCCAGAGAGCAGTGCAGTGTGATGTGGTATTTGTGGAAATCTCTATTTCTAGTGAAAAACTTCAGAGGCTCGTGCCTTCTGTGAAACGATAAGTAACAATGAAatagaagtaaattaaaaaacagGCTCTTGTGAGGACTTTGTGCTGGCTGAGCCTTTTAATAACACTTCTTATAATAATTTCAGCCATTCTAAGTGAATTGTGAACTAAAAAATCTGAAGCGCTTTCAGGCTTGAGTAGAAGGCAGCATAAAAACCGATCTGGGCTAAGTATCCAACACTTACAAGTCTTTATCCTCGTATGTGGCTTCACTCAGTTGTTCCAGTTAAGGCTTACCTCACTGTGTGTCCAGTCCAGTCCCGTGCAATCCCTCTAAACATTCTAACTCCCTCTCCTATTTCTCTTGTGgacccctgctcagccccagttCTGCCCCTTCAGTTCCTGGAATGGTCCCAGGGTTTTGGGTTtcgtttttgtttggtttggttttgaaacaGCATTACAAAAAATCTCTTGATCAGAATCGTGGCATTTAAAAATTTGCTGAAATTTCCTGTGGAAAACTTTATGTCATTATCTTTTCAACCAATTCTGCTGACTATTTGTGTTCATCCTCCCGTGTTGTATGCTACTGAAAAAATTATAGTGGACTTTTTTCCAAACTCATTCTGATTTCGCGGATGGGTTTCTGTGCTGCCAAAGCCTGAATCTGTTGCCGTATTATGCACCACTGCAAGTACTGGATCTCCAACGTGTGGCTGGAGAGAGAAGGCGGCCAGCTGGGAGCACCAGCTGGGTCCTGTGCCTTCTCATTTCAGATGAATGTTGCTTTCCAAGCTGAAAATAGTCAAGCGCCCAGGAGTTCAGAGATGGCCCcttccttgaggtttttttttcctcctcttgaacCCTAGCTGCTGCAATTTGCATTGAAAGCCCTACAGATGGAAATAAATAGGATTTTGCAATTCCACATTTCACTCTGAAAAGGCACACAGTGTTTCCTGTTCTGACTCAAAAGGATCCCTATGAGACAAGCTGAGCCCTTGGATCACCACTGGCCCTTTGTGAAATTAAGGGAAAAGAACAAACTCCGAGGAAGGAGTCTGACATCCCTGCAATAGAACTGGGAGGAAGAATAGAGTGCAGAACACACTGCAATGCTCCAGGTTCCCTCTGCTTGCATTGCATTGGGCCTTGCAGTGTACAGGCAGACAGTAAGACTCTTTATCCATAATAACTGTTTGTATTGGTCTTCCAAAGAACTGCATGCTGCAACAAAGATGCCTTTGCATCCCGAAAAAGCTACTGTGTTTCAAGACCTGTGCAGTCTTTTCCCATAGCATTATCAGTAATCTTGTACAAGGTGCGGGTACAGACCAAGTTTTGCATCAGTCCTTTTCCCTATCTGTTAACTGAAACCCAAGGCCACGTACGCTTTCTTACCTGACAAGAAGACCAAGAAGATGGGGTGCATGAGCTTCTCCATGTCAGTCAAGCAGAGAAGGGGACAAGAGAGGAGtctggagaaaatgaaaagggcTCTTGCCTGAGAGCAGCttgcttttcccccctccttgctGTGCCGGAAGGAATGAGCACAGGAACTTGGCATCTTTTTCATCCTGCATATTGAGCAATTCACCAGGGACGGGCATCTCTCTCTCGTGGGCTGAAAATTCAGGCATCAGCATTGCCAGCTCACAGCCACAATTTAGTCTAGACAGCCCAAAAGAGGGCATCATGTGATGGCCTGGAACCATGGTACTGGGAGTCCCTCTCAGCTCAGCAACGGTGCCTGTCCACCAGAGCAGGCTTTACATGCAAGCGTTGCATGGGCTGAATTTCTGGaaaaccaaaagggaaagggCGGCTCTCATCAAGAGTCTACAGGTAGCTCAGTCAGCATCACAAGGGTGAAAGGAGGGCAAGGAGAAAATCTTGTGGGTTATTTTGAGGAGAAAGAAGATTTAGAAGAGCCTGTGAATGAAGCATTCCTCTTTGACATATAACTGAAGTCAGGAAGACAAAGACACTGTGCTAGGTGAAGCTGTGAGGTACTTTAGATGAGCAAAACAGATATCTTTATTTTGTACCTAGCAGAAAGGACATAACAGCAAGGGATGTGGGCGTTGATTCGGAGCCCATCAGTGCCATGCTGATGCAGTAGTTCTGGACTGCAGTTAAGGGAGCCTCTTTTAGCATTAGCAAACTGGTATGCTGTGGGTGGgttgctatttttcctttttttaatttatttgcttcaAGATCTTCCATGCAAATACCAATAAACCCCTGATTCTCAACTTGAGTGCTTATCTGCTTCTTAACCTGCAGGTCTATCCATTCATAAAtgtgccttctttttctttcctctaattAGTGTTTAAGAAAATGGTACTTTGCAGTATCAAAAAATTCTCTGTGAGACTTAGTGATTGCAGTTTTTGTTCATTCTTGCTCCAGTGAGCATGAATCTGGATTCTCTTTGATCAGAAGCAGCTGTCTCCCTGAAAATGTCTCTCCTGAACTCAGTTGTTTTCTACTGTTACTCTTCCACTGTTTGACTCAGTGTAACTGACTGCATGAATAGCAAATAGTTAGGGGAATCTTGGGCTGAATGAACCATTtccagaaccatttttttttcttcctttcatttcaaGTTAAACATGTCAATTCTGAAAATCTCAAAAAATAGATCAGCTTCCGTGCTGCAGCCATAGCAAGATAAGCCTATTGGATGTGACTGGCTTTTGAATAGGGAGTGGTTCAGGCCCCTTTAATTTGGCACCTTTCTGCAGAGCTTGGTGCAGCCAAATAAAGTGCAGGGTTTTCTGGGCTTTTTGAGAAATTGAGCTGAGCCCCAGCAAACTCATTTCATATCGCTCACCACATGACTGCTAAATAAAGGCAGCAAATGTGTAATCTGGAGTATTTCCAGCAGAGAGAAGGAAGTAATGGTATCTCTTTCCAAGGCCCTGGGAAGCTCTCCCGTGAAACGGCACATGCATTTGTGGTCTCCTGTgactttagaagaagccacaaaAGCTTACTTTCtatgtttaacatctttgtcggcgacatggacagtggcattgagtgcaccctctgcaagtttgctgGCGACACCAAGCCGTGTGGCATGGTCGAcatactggagggaagggatgccatccagagggacctggacaggctggagaggtgggctcatgcaaagctcatgaagttcaacaaggccaagagcaaggttctgcacgtgggtcggggcaatcccaagcacacatccaggctgggggatgaagggatggagagcagccctgaggagaaggatttgggggtgctggtggatgagaagctctaCATGAGCTGGTAaggtgcgctggcagcccagaaactccccgcagcctgggctgcatccccagcagcgtgggcagcagggtgagggaggggattctgcccctgtgctccactctggggagacccccctgcagtgctgcctccagcgctggggcaccaacagcagaaggagacggagctgttggagcggggccagaggaggccctggagatgccgggagggctggagcccctctgctgtggggacaggctgagagagctggggaggttcagcctggggaagagaaggctctggggagaccttccagccccttccagtccctaaaggggctccaggaaagccagggagggactctggagcagggaggggagccatgggatgagggggaacagttttaaactgaaagaggggagaattAGATGAGaagtttggaagaaattctttgctgtgggggtggtgagcccctggcccaggttgcccagagaagctgtgttgTCATTATTTAGGATAGCAGGGTTTGATGAGGTCCCAGCTAGTCTAGTGTTCCTGGGGCAGCTCTCGGAAATTGCCAACCTGCATCAGAGCTGCACTGGGGATCCATAAATATATTGTGTGTCTGACTTACTTGGACATTTACGTCTACAAATAATCCACTCTAATTAACATCCTGTCCTTCTGTTATATCAGCTGATGTTGAGAACAGCCCTCTTGTGCTCATACTTCTTCCTCTCTTGTCTGTGTCATAATTCCTGCAACTACTTTGCGCAGGCTGCCAGTTTCTTGCTGTGTGCTACTGCCTGTACAGACCTTCCTCATGTCTTGTCTCAGGGCTCATCCTTGCAGTTAGCACAGCAAGGCAAATTCTGTTCAAAACTGTCCCAGTGTtgttcccttccctcctttctacAGAAATACTCAGTTTTGGTTCTTCCTGCTTATTTGGTTCCACACTACCTTGGTTTAAGCAGCCAGTTTGTGTGTTCTTGGGGAACAGATGGTGTAAGACAGCAGACCAGCCAGAACAAAGTTTTGTTGAACCAAGTAATGGCCTTTGATTAGGAGGTGGTGAAAGGACCGGGCAGTCTGCACAAGCTACCCATGGGAAGCCATGCCTGTAACTTCTGATTTCAGCTGCTTATTTTCAATGTAGAGGCCTCAAAGACTGCATAAATATGCTGTGGCTGTGGATGACCCTGAGAGCAAGTCAGTCTTCAAGCTTGGAAAGAATAAGTTGTCTAGAGGGTACAGCGTTGGAGACTTTCCCTAGTGTAATCCACAGGGGCCACATTGAATCCATCCCACAACCCCATGCACTCAGTAGTGTCATCACCTTCATTCCCTCCTACCCTCAAATTCCGGAGTGCACACTCTATTTCTTGATCTAAAGCTCAACATTTAGCTTTAGTTTGAAAGCCTCTTACTATTTTACTTACCTAAGCAGACTGATAAATTTAGGTTATATGGGAATTTGCATTAAGTTTCAAAAAGAGTATATATTACTTGTATACACCATTGTTGTTTTGTAGCTACAAGGCCTTCTGGTGCTCAGATTCATACAGCACAATCCTCAGTTTGCAAAGTTTGCAATGCAGCATATCATTGTGTTGCAATACACCCTCAAGCTATTTGCCTCCTGGCAGATGCTGGTTCTGCTTATTCTTATAATCCAGTGCTCGTATCCCCCACCCATTACATGGCAAACGGACTGGGTCACAGCAAGGTTAGAGTTTTATCCCTACAGCACTGGAATGAGTTTGCTTGGCCATAGTAGCTGAGCCTGTAGGAGTGGGACAGAGTTTCTATCAGTGAACACAGTTGAAATAGCAAACCTATTCATGTCCAGACAAATATTGCTCTTTTTCAAAAGGTCAGTCCTCCACACCTGCCTTTCCAAAAGAGTCTGCATTTTAATGGGACCGAAGAAAGCAGATGCACAAGAGATCCTGAGAATTGCCCAGCACCTCTGTCTGACCCGAGAGAATCTGCACAATTGTGGCAAAATTCTCTACTGGCCTCTAATTGTACAGGCAACATACACACGGCAACAAAAACTTAGATCTTTCCCCAGTGTCCATCCACACATCTTCTGCTCCCCATTCCCACTTCTTattcttttctcccatttctggATTACTTGGGGATTCTGTGCTTCAGCCTTTCTCACTTGTCGGTAACTGCTTGAGTGCAACGATAGCATATTCTACATTTTCATCTTCGGGTTTCCTGTGAGCCTGACTTCGTTCAACATTACAGTAGAGAGGATCCTCGTCACTGAGTCGGGATTTATAGTTCAGGGTAACATATTTTAGGTCTTCGCCGTCATCCTTGGGACTTTCCATTCTTTCAGTACTGTCAAGCtatgaaaagaaagggaaagtaCTTCTTAGCATGATTCAGTGCCAGGCCACAGCTGTTTTCAAAAGGACAAGGTTTTCCCAGGGGGAAAAGAGAAGCATGTAAAAACTTACCTTTGGTCGTGACAgagctgaaagaacagaaaactctTTCCTTCATCACCTCTCCTTGATACGGGTTACAACCTCATTGTCTAACCCTGGTTTCTAGTCTTAAAGACATTTCTCAGAGATTACTAGAATTTGCtccattgtttttttcctgctggagaTTCCTTACATTAATTACTCCCCTCTCTCTCCAGATAGGAACATTCCTCTCTCTGGTGACATTAAATACCATTTTGCCTCCTGCTTACAACCAAAAATGAGCACCAAGGTCCTCATCAGATGGGTCAGCCCGCTCCTCACAGGCTATTGGTAAGGGATTCATGTACCATATGGGAAATCTATCATTTTCCTTACCTGTGCTATGTCCTCTGGTTTGTCATAGGTGTCCTCTGCTTGTCTGTTACCTTTGGAAAGAGCCAAAATCAGAGGTTTTAGAAGTAGAGAAGTCCATGAAATCCCATGGCATTGCCTATACTTCAGGAGTTTCGGGGAAGGCTGTGGGACTGCGCAGTGGCAGAAGCGATGGGTGTGACAGTGCGACCCCTCTACCCTGAATCTGGTGAACACATTGCTCTCACTTTAATTGTCCTCTTAACATGGTAGGAGGTGTCCTGTGCAGAGTCTAGAGGAACATGGTTTAATTTATTGTGAGAGGAGATCACAGCAAGAAGCCTGCCTTGAGACTTCCCAAGCTACACCAGCCTTATCTTCTCCAGAGCTCTGTGAGTTGGGAATAAGGTCGCCAGGAGTGGAAAAGTGATGGCCAGATGTTTAGTATAGACTAGAACATGAGGCATCACCAGTCTCCACATACCTCTTCTCTTCAGCTGCTTGTGCTGCCTGACGCACAGTGTTACCGAGCTGGTAAGTGCCAGGATGAACAGGATGCTCAGGACGCCAGAGAGTATGTTGAAGGTGTGTACATTTGAGCTGAAGCCAGGAGAGCAAAAGGGTTACCAGTGTTAGATGGTAGCACAGCATGATGATGGCGCAGCCCATTACGAAACAGTGACCAAAGAAAGGGACAGGAATAGCTCTTATGCACTAGCTTTCATGCACTTGGAAGGAGGGGGTGGTTCTCCTGCAGCAAtgctattttgatttttctgcctggccgTGCCTTCTGAGCTTTTCCTAAACTATTCTCCAGACTTTAAAAACAAGCCACTGCTCAAAGTTCAGAGTACAATTCCAGGCCCTCTGCAGCAGGTACTGCCTTTTCCTCCTGGGTTTTGCTGCACCTGGCACACTGGAGCTGATGTATGATTGTACTCTGAGGTGCTGCTGTAGTGTTGATGACAGCAGATgtccaaaggggaagaaaatcctTTACATTTAACTGCCTGGTAAATAGAAGGATAAAATAGCAGCCAAGGTCTATTTAATTGTTAAATATTCATGCACAAGAGTGAGCAAAGTCAAGACAAAAAGGCTCAGGGGAAGAATCTCTGTGCCTCTGTTGCTCCAAAGAGTGCAGCCCAAAGAGATAAGGATAAAAAAGACGATAGGCATCTGCATTCCAGAAAGCTGTGACGTGACTTTATTAATCTATTTCCTCCTTTGTAATTACACTCTGGGttggagctggaagaggagaggcCATCGTTGTTAAGGACGCCTGTCATGTTGAATTCCTGTGTAAGCAGGAACCTTCAGAAGGCCTGCCTACCGCAGGAAGAGAGTCATACTGTGGCTGAGACACTAATAACTCATGTCTGTGTTCAAATTAGAGACTTTTTTAAGGCCTTACCTCGGTGGTGGGGCGGTGACAGAAAGAGTTGTTAGACTTGTGCTTGCAGTACCTGACAAAGGTGTTCCAGCCGACGCTGCAATCACAAACAGGAAGAGAAGAATAATCACTACTGGGCTGCTTTGCATTTACCAGCTAAACTTCCCTGGCCCTGGGAAGATGGGGCTATAAACGCACTCCTGCCATGATGCCCAGCACAGCCAAACTGCCCAGGCTGTAACCTGTGTCATCGCGACTTGCTGTCAGCcggcaaagcaaaataaggatcAAAAGGTGGGAGGGAGGGGCAAGGAGCTGAGCAGGAGCCCCGCTTTGTGTGTACCCCCCCAACACGTGGCCGAAGGAAGTGCTGTAAGTGCAAGCAGCTCTGCTCTATGGCAGAGGTGTTCAGGTAGCAATGAACTATTTAACAGCTCTGTGCTTAAGCAGACAGAGGCTTACGAAAAGTAAGCAGAGAGCATTGTCTGTGAAGGACTCGGCTATAAGAATTGTTTGCAGGACATGAGGAGCAGAAGGGGACAGGAGCCAGGTAACTCGTGCCACAAATTGGCTGGTGTCCTGTCCCCTTGCTTTGGTTCCCCCAGGGACCGCATGCTCATGGGGGCTCAGCCCGTGGGGCCTGGGAGTCCATGACGAGGGGGGGCTGGCAGCTGCGGGGCCAGAGCAAGAGCAATGCCTGCAGTGGGGGAGGTCTCCAGCGGTGCCCAGCGTGGGCCAGGCAAGCGcagagctgggggagctgctcCTGGAGCCCCTGGCTGAGCCCTGTGGGAAGCAGTTGTGAAGAGCGGCCCCATTTGTGGGAGCTcgtgggagcagctgggagcagacagAGCATGAAGGGCCAGGCCAGAGCTTTGGCTCCACAGGCCCAAGGGGCAGCCGCCCGTGTGTCCgccagagagacagagagggagacgTCAGCTGTGTGGCGGCAGCGCTGGGCTCCTCGCTGCAGTGGCGCAGGCcgggagggagaagcagcagggtgGTGAGGCTGAACGCTGCCAACGGGCAGGCTTGTCTGCCAGTAGGTACTCACTCTTGGACACAGAGAGCTGGAAGTCCATTATCCGGATGAGTTCACGGCCTCTATATAATGCACACCAGTACATGCCGCTGTCCTGGGCCTGCATCTTCTGCATGGTAATGTTGACAGTCCTTTTCTGGGTGTCATCCTGGATCAATGTTCTGTCTTGCAGAGCTTGGCTGTTATGCCGTGTTGAAGGGTAATCTGATCTCGCCACAGTTTTACACGCAGTCTGACCTTCTCTTCGACACCAGACTTTTGTCCCCATGCCGTACACCAGGCCACTATAGGGGCACTGCACAGAGAGAGTGTCCCGCTCCCACGTTTGCAGCTCTGCGAAACAGCACATGTGGTCACTGACCCGCCAACAGTGGGCACCCGGGCATCCATCCCCGGCCTGAGGTGGGCACCTGGGCCAGACTCTGCCCTGGGCAACTCCCTGACGGACGGCGTGTCCATCAGCGCAGGGCTGATGTtgggcaggagaagagggaggcgAGAGCCTGCagggccagcggggtctgtgggGCCCCGTCACACCGTGCCTGTGTGAGCGGGGCAGGCGGTGAGCgaggctggggagggtggggggctgtgggggtcagGGGAAGCCACTCGCTTGTAAGAGAGAGGGGGGAGGGAGTGCGGGAAGGAGTGATGTTGCTTTCTGACAAGTGTTGAGTTTGTGGGGGGAGAAAGGTACTCACCCTTGAAAACAATCAGTGAGATCGTCCATAAGGGAATATACCAGTAACTGTTGTGACGGTAAGCACAGGAGTATGTGCCTGAGTCCTCTGCCTGGAGGCTGGTCATGGTGATGGACACAGTTCTATACTGGCGGTCATCCAG contains:
- the LOC128900341 gene encoding trem-like transcript 2 protein isoform X5, which gives rise to MELRALLLLPLCFPALQAQPPDAEERQAEGSTLSIQCPYTAWTDYQQQKAWCRVRDGQCEPLAETTKPAGYPYRNTATKGKVTILDDRQYRTVYITMTSLQAEDSGTYYCAYRSDSSQYIPLWTISLIVFKALQAQPPDAEERQAEGSTLSIRCPYTARTDYQQQKAWCRVRDGQCEPLAETTKPAGYPYRNTATKGKVTILDDRQYRTVSITMTSLQAEDSGTYSCAYRHNSYWYIPLWTISLIVFKELQTWERDTLSVQCPYSGLVYGMGTKVWCRREGQTACKTVARSDYPSTRHNSQALQDRTLIQDDTQKRTVNITMQKMQAQDSGMYWCALYRGRELIRIMDFQLSVSKTSAGTPLSGTASTSLTTLSVTAPPPSSNVHTFNILSGVLSILFILALTSSVTLCVRQHKQLKRRGNRQAEDTYDKPEDIAQLDSTERMESPKDDGEDLKYVTLNYKSRLSDEDPLYCNVERSQAHRKPEDENVEYAIVALKQLPTSEKG
- the LOC128900341 gene encoding trem-like transcript 2 protein isoform X6, whose amino-acid sequence is MELRALLLLPLCFPALQAQPPDAEERQAEGSTLSIRCPYTARTDYQQQKAWCRVRDGQCEPLAETTKPAGYPYRNTATKGKVTILDDRQYRTVSITMTSLQAEDSGTYSCAYRHNSYWYIPLWTISLIVFKELQTWERDTLSVQCPYSGLVYGMGTKVWCRREGQTACKTVARSDYPSTRHNSQALQDRTLIQDDTQKRTVNITMQKMQAQDSGMYWCALYRGRELIRIMDFQLSVSKTSAGTPLSGTASTSLTTLSVTAPPPSSNVHTFNILSGVLSILFILALTSSVTLCVRQHKQLKRRGNRQAEDTYDKPEDIAQLDSTERMESPKDDGEDLKYVTLNYKSRLSDEDPLYCNVERSQAHRKPEDENVEYAIVALKQLPTSEKG